The window TTATTTATTTGGTGGGCAAACTGCGGTATTGTCGAGATGGATTTATGCTCTTGTTGGGCTAGCCGGACTGATATCCATTCCGATTCTTATGAAACGATTAGATGATGAGGAGGATGAGGTTATTTTAGAAAGTCATACTCGTAATTACAGTAATTCGAATTACAGCATGGAAGCTGGTGAAGAAGCAGACTTCACGGATGTGTCAAAAATAGAGAAAAAAGCTGATGAAGAAGTAGACTTCATGGATGTGCCAAAAACGGAGATAAGAAAGGGCGCTTCTAAGAAGAAATAATTGTTTTAACCTTGAGCTGGATGGCAGTTCCCTGATGGTATTTTCTAGGTTCGTCAGCATTATTTATACAAAAGTAGCCGTCTCAAATGATTGATGAGACGGCTTTTTAAATGCTGGTTAGCGTATTATGCGGTTAGTCATTATTACTTGGAAAAGCAAATGTAGTGGATGATGTGCTATCTTCTTCAAACCATTTCTCGGAGATTGTTTTGGCTTTGGTGAAGAAGCGGACTTGGTCAGGACCAAACATATGTCCTTCGCCAAATTTTGAACGCTTCCAGCCGCCAAAGTTATGATAACCGACCGGAATAGGAATAGGCACGTTTACACCGACCATACCAACTTCGATTTCGGTTGTAAATTTACGCGCGACAGCACCGTTATTGGTGAAGATTGTGACACCGTTACCTAGTTCGTGTTCATTGATTAATTGAATGGCTTCTTCTAATGTTGCTACACGCACCACATTACGAGCCGGACCAAATACCTCTTGTTCATAAATTTCCATACCTGGTTTAACGTTATCTAATAGAGTAGGACCTAAATAGAAACCGTTTGAGTTTTGCGCGATGTCTGGATTTCGGCCATCGCAAACTAATGTAGCACCTTCTTCTAGGCTACGGTCGATATACCCGATAATGGCGTCCTTGGATTGTTGTGTGATAACTGGTCCAAAGTCAACTTCTTTATCTGTAGAGGGTCCGACTTTTAATTTTGCGATTTTATCGGCCAATATTTTCACAAGATGATTAGCTGTTTCTTCGCCAACTGGTATAATCGTTGAAATGGCCATACAGCGTTGAGAGGCTGCCCCGTAAGCTGCGCCTAAAAATGCGTTTGCAGCCTGTTCTAAATCAGCGTCGGGCATGACAATCATATTGTTTTTACCGCCACCTAATGCTGTGACACGTTTTCCATGCTTTGAACCTGTGGCGTAGATATAGTCAGCAACTGGTGTTGAGCCTACAAACGAAATAGCCTCAATTGTAGGGTTTGTTAACAGCTCGTTGACGGTGTCTTTATCGCCATTAATAACTGTCCAAACACCATCTGGTAAACCAGCTTCTTTCCAGAGCTCCGATAAAAATAGAGCTGAGCAAGGAACGCGTTCAGAAGGTTTTAGGATAACCGAATTTCCTACAGCAACCGCCATACTTGTAATAGCAAGTGGCACCATAACAGGAAAGTTGAATGGCGAAATCGCTGCTACAACGCCAAGTGGTACTTTTGCAGAGTATGCATTGATATTGCCACCAACGTTTACCGAATATTCGCCTTTTAATAGATGTGGGGCATTGATGGCCAAGTCTACTGATTCTATACCTCTTGAGATTTCGCCCTTCGCATCTTCTATGGTTTTGCCACTTTCTGTACATATCAGTTCAATCAATTCATCTATTCGTTCGGTTAGTAGTTGACGGAATTTCAAGACAATGTCAGCTCTTTTACCAACCGACAGCGCACGCCAAGCTGGAAATGCTTTTTTTGCCGCTTCGATGGCAAGCTGTACCTCTTGCTTTGTGGCAATGGGTACACGGGCAATGACCGATCCTGAACAAGGATTAAACACATCCGAGAATTGACCACTTTTGCCTGGTACAATCTCACTATTAATAAAATGACCTAACTCTTTTACTTCTGTATTGGTTACCATAAATATATTTCCTCCTTATTTTTCCTATTTCCAAGCACGTTATGACTGTTGTTGCAGCGTATTTAAGGCATTTGTGAATCTTTCTACAATGAAATCTTTCTCATCCAAGGTGATGATTAGCGGCGGGGATAGTGTCAAAATATTATTAAAACCTGCAACGGTAACGCCATTTTTTCCAATAATTAATCCTTGGTCTTTACATAAGCTAATGACTTTGTTGACCTCAGCTATAGCGAGTGGGGCTTTCGTGTTTTTGTCGCTTACAAGTTCTACGCCAATCAGTAAGCCTTTTCCACGAATATCACCGACATTTGGATGATTCTTTAATTGCTCTTGTAATTCAGCAAGTAGGATAGCACCAAATTCCTCAGAGCGAGCAAATAAATTTTCCCGCTCCATAATTTCGATATTTTTCAACGCGACTGCACATGCTGCTGGCGAACCCCCGAATGTGTTAACGTGACGGAAGAAATCGTATTCTTCGCTACCCGCAAATGCTTCATAAATTTCACGTCGCACGGCTGTAGCAGAGAGTGGCATATAGGCACTCGTCAAACCTTTCGCCATTGTGACAATATCGGGCCGAATGCCGTAGTGTTGGAAACCAAATGCTTTGCCTGTACGACCGAAGCCACAAATTACTTCGTCTACGATTAGAAGTGCTCCGTGTTTTTCACACACAGCTTTAACCCCTTGTAAGTAGTGAGCGTGTGGCATAATCACACCGCCGCCGGTAATAATTGGCTCCATAATCACCGCTGCAATCGTATCCGACATTTCCCATGTCATAGCTTGATCGATTGCTTGTACGGAGGGTAAAGCGGCAGGGTCTTTAATATGGTCTTCATTGGCACGATAGGCATCTGGCGGTGTGACATGAATGAAACCAGGTGCTAATGGCTCGTATCTGTATTTGCGCTGGGCTTGTCCCGTTGCGGCTAATGCGCCCATGGTGCTACCATGATAGGCGCGATAACGGGAGATGAATTTTGTGCGATTCACGGCTCCTTGTTGTTGATGATATTGACGGGCAATCTTAAATGCAGCTTCATTCGCTTCAGAACCACTATTGGAGAAAAATACGACATAATCATCACCTAATAGCTCGCTAATTTTTTCGCTTAATTGAATAGCGGGGATGTGACCAACTGATAATGGTGTATAAGTATTTTCAAGTAATTGCTCGTAAGCGACTTTGGCGATTTCCTCGCGTCCATAACCAACATTGACGCACCATAATCCAGCCATAGCGTCTAGGTATCGCTTGCCCGTTGTGTCCGTAATCCAAGCTCCTTTTGATTGTTGTACGATCATGGTTGCATTGGGATTATAAGGCTTCATCGAATGCCAAACATACTGTTCATCTTTTACTTGCCAATTTTGACTTGTTAAATTCGTCACTGCCGATCATCTCTCCTTTTAACATAAGCAGTATTTATGCAAGCAATCTATTGCAACTCTTCAATACTAGATTGTCCTGTGTAGTACTGCTTTACTTTTGATATAGATAGAGGTATCTCAAACATCTTTCTTAGACAACTCCATTGCTACTTTATATGAATACAGGAGGAGGTTTAGAAGAGAAATCTATTGACCGAAGATTCTGATATATTAAATTGTGCAAATGCACATATCGACAAGTTTCGATTATTGATGTGCCAAAACATCTTCTATTAAAAAGGCTATATATAGATTTGTTTTGGTAAATGGGTTACTTAAATCCATATCTAACAGCATCTCAATTTTTTTTATTTTATAAAGAACCGTATTGCGATGAATAAATTGCCGTTCACTAATTTTACTTGTGCTGCCATTTTCCTCGAGAAAAATGCGTAGAAAAGGTACGTAATCTGTATTATGGAGATCGTCATATTGGTAGAGTTGTCCGAGTATATCTTGGCTAAATGATTTGATTAACTTCTGATTTTGAACAGCCATAATAATTTTGTAGGCGCCAATTTCTTTATATTTGTACAGGAATCGATTGTTATGAAGCTGTGCTAATTGAATAACCGTTAGTGATTCTTCATAGCTTTTACGAACATTTTCAAGTTCTTTATGATAGTTTCCTTTGCCAATGATGATATCTAAATCACCATTTTTCTTTGAAATCTTGTCGTAAATTTCTTCAACTATTTTTGAGAAGGGGAGATTGGGTGTATTGATTTGTGCTCGGTCGATTAAGAAAATGAGGTGATTTTTATACTTCAGTTTCAAGAAGCGCTTATATCTATGTTGAAATGCGAACTGTATCATGACCTCGTAACGGTCAATGTTGGTTTGTCCACCAATGGTTGAGCAAGTAATAATAGCTAGCTCTCTACCTTGTGGAAATCCGAGTTGGAGTAAATTTTCTTTCATAGCATTTGTGTGCTGTTTGTAGTGAAAAAGCAAGTTATAAAGGATTTTTTCTTCAACAGAATGCTCTTGCTGATGAGTGGCGATAAATTGAAAGGTTGTTTTTAAAAGATCGGCTACACGACAATTCCAGGGCATTTGAAAAAGTGGGAAATCATGCTCGTTAGCAAAAGTAATAACAGCTTCAGGAATGTCTGGAATGTATGGACCAGCGTTAACAATAAAACCTGCTACTTTTTTTGAGTAGGCTAGTTTGACAAGCTGTTCCAAGGAATCGTCCTGTTGGGCTAGGTTAATGCCTGTCGTTACGACTAATTCATTAGGTCGGCAAAACATGATTAAATCAATGCTCTCTACTACGTTAATACCTGTAACTCTACGATATAAACCGCTAAAACCAGCTACTAATGTAAGCATAGGGAATTGAACTCCCTCCACAATTTTGCGAATTGTTCCCATAAAACCCCCCTTAATATGAACATAACTTACCATATATAATGTGCAGATGCACATATTTTTTTAGGTTTATATCTATATCTCACGGTTTTTTTCTATCTTAGAATTTATATAAATGAACCTTCAATTACTAATGTGAAAGAGAGGACTTGCATATGTATAAATGTAATAGTAGACGATTGCAAGAGTCAATTGAACAATTTAGTCAATTTGGAGCAACGCCAAATGGGGGAGTTACTCGTTTGTCTCTGTCGAATGAGGATCTTTTAGTAAGGGACTATTTTTGCAAGTGCTGTGAAGAATTAGGGATGGACATTAAGGTAGATGATATGGCTAATATCTATGCGATTCTACCAGGGAAAAAAGATGTTCCGCCCATTGTCATGGGATCACATTTAGATTCGGTTGAAAAGGGCGGGAAATTTGATGGTGTCTTAGGCGTTTTAACCGCGTTAGAAGCCATTAGAACGTTAAAGGAAAATGAAATCGAACTAGATATACCATTAATGATTGTCAATTTTACGAATGAAGAAGGTGCTCGTTTTGATCCAGCGATGATGAGCTCTGGTGTGATTGCTTCTAAATTCGAAAAGGACAAAATGTTACAGTCTGTCGATAAAAATGGCATTACCTTTAAAGAGGCGCTTCAAGAAAGTGGTTATGAGGGGGAAGAAGATAACCGTTTAACAGAAGCGCTTGCTTATATTGAACTTCATATTGAGCAAGGGCCAGTGCTAGAGGCAAAGCAACTTGAGATTGGTGTTGTGGAAGGTGTTTTAGGTATGGTTTGTTATGAAATTACGATTACTGGAGAATCAAATCATGCTGGGACAACACCTATGTCTATGCGTAAAGATCCCATGATTGTAGCGTCCAAAATGATGATGGTTTTACATGAAAAGCTTGGGGAAATCGATGAAACACTCGTATACACATTTGGTCGAGTGAATGTCTCTCCTAATATTCATACCGTTATACCGAATCAAGTAATGTTTACGATTGATTCACGTCATCAGCGTCCAGAGGTGATGCAAAAAGTAGAAGAAGTATTAACCGGTCTACCTGCAGAAGAGACAGGTTGCCGTATTCAGCCAGTCAAGTTATGGGGGAGAGATACCGTATTTTTTGATGCGCAAATCTGCAATGAAGTGGAAAAATCGTGCCAGGGCTTCGGCTATAGTGCTCATAGAATGTTTAGTGGGGCGGGCCATGATGCACAGTATATCGCCAGCATCATCCCTTCAGCGATGATTTTTGTGCCAAGTATTCAAGGGAAAAGTCATTGCGAGGAAGAAGAAACGCCGTTTGAAGACTGTGCCAAGGGGGCAGACGTGCTACTGGAAACGGTCTTGACACTACAAACAAAGTTTAGCATGGGCGAGACCTATACATTAAATTAGTTCGACTGTAATGAAAATAACAACCATAAAAGGCATTGTAACTGCGTAATTCACAATGAAATCGATGGCAGTAACGGTGCAATCAATGCTATTCAGACTTCTATCAGTAATCGCTTCATGACAACACAACACTTTTTTACGTTCGAATGGTGAAATATTTGTATTTATTTGAATTCATTTCTAGAAAGAAATACGAACATTTTGGTAGGAGTGCCAGAGCGAAAAGCCTACCTCATCTCAACAGAATGAAGATATATGTTTGGAAATGCTCATTATGAGTAATGAAATTCGCATTTATTGCTATGAAAGTGAGTCATTTAGATATTTATTAGAAACGAAGGGTGTGGGGTAGTATGAAAAAAATTATTAAAGGTGGACTAGTTGCAACAGCTTCAGATGTGTATGAGGCAGATATTTTCATAGAAAACGGAAAAATCGTGCAAATTGGCAAAGAGTTATCAGTGGCAGGAGCAGAGATAATTGATGCTACAGGCAAGTATGTCATGCCAGGTGGAATTGATCCGCATACGCATTTAGATATGCCATTTAACAACACCGTGACGGATGATGATTGGCAGTCTGGTACGATTGCAGCGGCATTCGGTGGCACGACAACCATTTTGGACTTTTGTTTAACTGCTGGAGAAAAGAAGCTTGCTACAGCTATAGAAAAGTGGCATGAAAAAGCAAAGGGGAAATCGGCAATTGACTACGGTTTTCATTTAATGATTGGTGATTTAACACCTGAGACAGAAGCGGAGTTACCGTTATTACTAGCGCAAGAAGGCATTACGTCTGTAAAGGTATTCATGGCTTATGCCAAAGAATTTCAAGCGACAGATCGGACGTTATTTAAAGCATTTAAAATCGCGAAAGATGTAGGTGCTGTCGTGATGGTGCACTGTGAAAATGGCTCCGTTATCGATGAACTTGTTGAAGAAGCAAAACAAGCAGGTCATACAGCGCCAATCTATCATGCACTCACACGTCCGGCAGAATTAGAAGGCGAAGCGACGAAACGAGCTATTGAACTGGCTCATATTGCAGGTGCAAAACTTTACGTTGTGCATGTTACTTGCAAAGAGGCAGTAGACGAAATTATCGCAGCGCGTGAAAAAGGGTATGACGTGTATGGAGAAACATGTCCGCCTTATTTAACACTAGATCAGTCTGCGTTAGCACAGCCAGGTTTTGAGGGTGCAAAATATGTTTGGTCGCCACCACTTCGTCCAAAATATCATCAAGAGCATTTATGGAACGCACTTAAAGCGAAACAATTACAAACAATTGGTTCAGACCAGTGTTCATTTAGTTTCAACGGGAAGAAACAATTAGGCTTAAATGATTTCTCTAAAATTCCAAATGGTGGGCCGTTTATCGAAGATCGTTTCAGCATTTTATATTCAGAAGGCGTGGCAAAAGGGAAAATTTCTATCAATGAATTCGTCGATATGGTTTCGACTAGTGCTGCTAAAATCTTCGGCTTATTTCCGCAAAAAGGTACGATTGCCATCGATTCTGACGCCGATATTGTTATTTTTGATCCAGAGGCAAAGCGCGAAATTTCAGCTAAGACGCATCATATGAATGTAGACTACAACCCATATGAAGGCTGGGAAGTTACAGGTGAGCCAATCAGTGTACTAGTACGCGGGGAGTACGTCATTAAGGATAAAGAATTCGTAGGGGTATTAGGTAGTGGCCAATACTTAAAACGTGGATTACAACCGGCTACTGCAGAAATAACAGTCTAAGAACGCCACATCCTGTGGCAATTTATCTGTGCGAAAGTGAAGCGACAGCAACACACGACTGAGTGACCAACATCATGTTGGTCTAGAGCCTTCGGCGGATGGCACGGAATCGGAAAGGAGTGAATTTAGGATGTTAGCCTAAGTTCGTCGCATTC of the Lysinibacillus fusiformis genome contains:
- a CDS encoding CoA-acylating methylmalonate-semialdehyde dehydrogenase; the encoded protein is MVTNTEVKELGHFINSEIVPGKSGQFSDVFNPCSGSVIARVPIATKQEVQLAIEAAKKAFPAWRALSVGKRADIVLKFRQLLTERIDELIELICTESGKTIEDAKGEISRGIESVDLAINAPHLLKGEYSVNVGGNINAYSAKVPLGVVAAISPFNFPVMVPLAITSMAVAVGNSVILKPSERVPCSALFLSELWKEAGLPDGVWTVINGDKDTVNELLTNPTIEAISFVGSTPVADYIYATGSKHGKRVTALGGGKNNMIVMPDADLEQAANAFLGAAYGAASQRCMAISTIIPVGEETANHLVKILADKIAKLKVGPSTDKEVDFGPVITQQSKDAIIGYIDRSLEEGATLVCDGRNPDIAQNSNGFYLGPTLLDNVKPGMEIYEQEVFGPARNVVRVATLEEAIQLINEHELGNGVTIFTNNGAVARKFTTEIEVGMVGVNVPIPIPVGYHNFGGWKRSKFGEGHMFGPDQVRFFTKAKTISEKWFEEDSTSSTTFAFPSNND
- a CDS encoding PucR family transcriptional regulator, whose protein sequence is MGTIRKIVEGVQFPMLTLVAGFSGLYRRVTGINVVESIDLIMFCRPNELVVTTGINLAQQDDSLEQLVKLAYSKKVAGFIVNAGPYIPDIPEAVITFANEHDFPLFQMPWNCRVADLLKTTFQFIATHQQEHSVEEKILYNLLFHYKQHTNAMKENLLQLGFPQGRELAIITCSTIGGQTNIDRYEVMIQFAFQHRYKRFLKLKYKNHLIFLIDRAQINTPNLPFSKIVEEIYDKISKKNGDLDIIIGKGNYHKELENVRKSYEESLTVIQLAQLHNNRFLYKYKEIGAYKIIMAVQNQKLIKSFSQDILGQLYQYDDLHNTDYVPFLRIFLEENGSTSKISERQFIHRNTVLYKIKKIEMLLDMDLSNPFTKTNLYIAFLIEDVLAHQ
- a CDS encoding aspartate aminotransferase family protein; translation: MTNLTSQNWQVKDEQYVWHSMKPYNPNATMIVQQSKGAWITDTTGKRYLDAMAGLWCVNVGYGREEIAKVAYEQLLENTYTPLSVGHIPAIQLSEKISELLGDDYVVFFSNSGSEANEAAFKIARQYHQQQGAVNRTKFISRYRAYHGSTMGALAATGQAQRKYRYEPLAPGFIHVTPPDAYRANEDHIKDPAALPSVQAIDQAMTWEMSDTIAAVIMEPIITGGGVIMPHAHYLQGVKAVCEKHGALLIVDEVICGFGRTGKAFGFQHYGIRPDIVTMAKGLTSAYMPLSATAVRREIYEAFAGSEEYDFFRHVNTFGGSPAACAVALKNIEIMERENLFARSEEFGAILLAELQEQLKNHPNVGDIRGKGLLIGVELVSDKNTKAPLAIAEVNKVISLCKDQGLIIGKNGVTVAGFNNILTLSPPLIITLDEKDFIVERFTNALNTLQQQS
- a CDS encoding Zn-dependent hydrolase produces the protein MYKCNSRRLQESIEQFSQFGATPNGGVTRLSLSNEDLLVRDYFCKCCEELGMDIKVDDMANIYAILPGKKDVPPIVMGSHLDSVEKGGKFDGVLGVLTALEAIRTLKENEIELDIPLMIVNFTNEEGARFDPAMMSSGVIASKFEKDKMLQSVDKNGITFKEALQESGYEGEEDNRLTEALAYIELHIEQGPVLEAKQLEIGVVEGVLGMVCYEITITGESNHAGTTPMSMRKDPMIVASKMMMVLHEKLGEIDETLVYTFGRVNVSPNIHTVIPNQVMFTIDSRHQRPEVMQKVEEVLTGLPAEETGCRIQPVKLWGRDTVFFDAQICNEVEKSCQGFGYSAHRMFSGAGHDAQYIASIIPSAMIFVPSIQGKSHCEEEETPFEDCAKGADVLLETVLTLQTKFSMGETYTLN
- a CDS encoding DUF378 domain-containing protein, with protein sequence MGVLYRIALVLVIIGAINWGLIGFFRFDLVAYLFGGQTAVLSRWIYALVGLAGLISIPILMKRLDDEEDEVILESHTRNYSNSNYSMEAGEEADFTDVSKIEKKADEEVDFMDVPKTEIRKGASKKK
- the hydA gene encoding dihydropyrimidinase, translated to MKKIIKGGLVATASDVYEADIFIENGKIVQIGKELSVAGAEIIDATGKYVMPGGIDPHTHLDMPFNNTVTDDDWQSGTIAAAFGGTTTILDFCLTAGEKKLATAIEKWHEKAKGKSAIDYGFHLMIGDLTPETEAELPLLLAQEGITSVKVFMAYAKEFQATDRTLFKAFKIAKDVGAVVMVHCENGSVIDELVEEAKQAGHTAPIYHALTRPAELEGEATKRAIELAHIAGAKLYVVHVTCKEAVDEIIAAREKGYDVYGETCPPYLTLDQSALAQPGFEGAKYVWSPPLRPKYHQEHLWNALKAKQLQTIGSDQCSFSFNGKKQLGLNDFSKIPNGGPFIEDRFSILYSEGVAKGKISINEFVDMVSTSAAKIFGLFPQKGTIAIDSDADIVIFDPEAKREISAKTHHMNVDYNPYEGWEVTGEPISVLVRGEYVIKDKEFVGVLGSGQYLKRGLQPATAEITV